The following proteins come from a genomic window of Leopardus geoffroyi isolate Oge1 chromosome A3, O.geoffroyi_Oge1_pat1.0, whole genome shotgun sequence:
- the C1GALT1C1L gene encoding LOW QUALITY PROTEIN: C1GALT1-specific chaperone 1-like protein (The sequence of the model RefSeq protein was modified relative to this genomic sequence to represent the inferred CDS: inserted 5 bases in 4 codons; substituted 2 bases at 2 genomic stop codons), whose product INLLKSDLWIQMRTTYKYVFEKHSDNYNWFFPTRPTTFAVFDNSVCFLCTGALSQPFYLGHTIXLGKLQYMTVEGEIVKYRXLKDSLFSKSEKCADXSVIWELSEDMQLAAGLKXAGILAETAEDSEGRVVFNTKPXAHLIQETMCNNPQEVVQGCCSDMAITFKGLTPKKTIVMMYGMHWLRAXHYFNSTLVFLPPNGSESD is encoded by the exons ataaatcttttaaaaagtgacctGTGGATACAGATGAGGACAACTTACAAATATGTCTTTGAAAAGCACAGCGACAACTACAACTGGTTCTTTCCTACACGTCCCACTACATTTGCTGTCTTTGACAATTCGGTGTGTTTTCTGTGTACCGGGGCTTTATCACAACCTTTCTATCTGGGCCACACTAT ACTTGGCAAGCTCCAATACATGACTGTGGAAGGAGAAATTGTCAAGTATA ATCtgaaagacagcctcttcagtaAGTCTGAGAAGTGTGCAGATTGAAGTGTCATTTGGGAGTTATCTGAAGATATGCAGCTGGCAGCTGGCCTTAAATAAGCTGGAATTCTTGCAGAAACTGCAGAGGATTCTGAAGGAAGAGTTGTATTTAATACAAAAC ATGCACATCTTATTCAAGAGACCATGTGTAATAATCCTCAGGAAGTGGTACAAGGCTGCTGTTCAGATATGGCTATTACTTTTAAGGGACTGACACCCAAAAAGACGATAGTGATGATGTACGGTATGCACTGGCTCAGGG TTCATTATTTCAACAGCACACTGGTCTTCTTGCCTCCAAACGGTTCAGAAAGTGACTGA